One segment of Kogia breviceps isolate mKogBre1 chromosome 14, mKogBre1 haplotype 1, whole genome shotgun sequence DNA contains the following:
- the GJC3 gene encoding LOW QUALITY PROTEIN: gap junction gamma-3 protein (The sequence of the model RefSeq protein was modified relative to this genomic sequence to represent the inferred CDS: deleted 3 bases in 2 codons), translating into MCGGFLGRLLVEGSRHSTPVGRPPLPALLGFRLVLLAASGTGVHGDELSECMWHTQQLGCKAACHDAFRPLSLLRFWAFQVTLVAVPGALYVGFTLYHVIWHWRGDSEKVRKEEETLIRQGEKSRDALGPGSPGVLWAYVAQLGVRLALEGAALGGQYHLYEFKMPSSFACRREPCLGSISCSLSRPSEKTIFLKTMSGVTGLCLLFTLLELVLLGLRRWWKMWKHKSPSSNYFPTSESAQRHKEPTDSFPVVEMKEQSGEAGERGTDVPPSTCP; encoded by the exons ATGTGCGGCGGGTTCCTGGGGCGGCTGCTGGTGGAGGGGAGCCGGCACTCCACCCCCGTGGGACGCCCCCCGCTTCCGGCGCTCCTGGGGTTCCGCCTCGTGCTGCTGGCCGCCAGCGGGACGGGCGTCCACGGCGACGAGCTGAGCGAGTGCATGTGGCACACGCAGCAGCTGGGCTGCAAGGCCGCCTGCCACGATGCCTTCCGCCCTCTCTCCCTGCTGCGCTTCTGGGCCTTCCAGGTCACCCTGGTGGCTGTCCCCGGGGCCCTCTACGTGGGTTTCACTCTGTATCATGTGATCTGGCACTGGAGGGGGGACTCTGAAAaggtgaggaaggaagaggagacccTGATCCGCCAAGGGGAGAAAAGCCGAGATGCCTTGGGGCCTGGAAGCCCCGGGGTGCTCTGGGCCTACGTGGCACAGCTGGGGGTGCGACTGGCCCTTGAAGGGGCAGCCTTG GGGGGGCAGTACCATCTGTACGAGTTCAAGATGCCCAGCTCCTTTGCGTGTCGTCGAGAGCCTTGCCTTGGTAGTATAAGCTGCAGTCTGTCTCGC CCCTCGGAGAAGACCATCTTCCTGAAGACCATGTCTGGGGTCACTGGGCTCTGTCTCTTGTTCACGCTTTTGGAGCTTGTGCTCCTGGGCCTGCGGAGATGGTGGAAGATGTGGAAGCACAAATCTCCCTCTTCTAACTACTTCCCAACTTCAGAGAGCGCCCAAAGACACAAGGAACCGACGGATAGCTTCCCAGTGGTGGAAATGAAAGAACAGTCTGGAGAAGCAGGTGAGAGGGGCACTGATGTCCCTCCTTCTACCTGTCCCTGA